GGAGGCAGATGGCAGGAGAGGGTGGCCGGAGCCTCGGGCGCAGACAGGGACGGGTGCTGGGGCTGTTTCCTGGTTGGGAATGAGGAATGGAGAGACGTTTCCCTCTGGGGTGAAGAGCTGATCCCAACAGCACCGAGAGTCCGAGGGGGGCTGTTTGTGGGCAACATGTACGCACATTCTTCCTGCAAAGAGCAACAACACACAAGAGGTGTTGAGACAATGGTGCTCTATTCCCCTGGAAAAGTTGAGTGGATTCTGTCACCTCTTCATCATCTGAGGACTGCGGGGGTGTCACCAGAGGAGTGGGTTCAGGCGTGTCATCGAGGCGACAGAAACGATGAACCTGGATCAGAAGATCAGATACAAAGACCTCCGTGTTTTAATGACGACCACAACTCACTGTCTGTCTGCCATATGTTATcaggcaaaaaaataagcatataTTGAGGCAATTTACgcttattttttttggtcagtggttctcaaactttttctgttgccCCCCTTTGAAGAGTGAAACATTTTCAGGCCCCCCATCCCaacaaaattggtcaaaaagtaacctttattaaaaaaaaaaaaaaaaagtaagaactgTTActgttctttttgttctttttttaattttaaagcaGTAATAACAAATAAAGCCCAAAaactttaggtttttttttttggggggggtcatatttatatattcatatttagttatttatgaTATTTCATCTTGTAAATATTTGAGTTTTTGCAGCAAACCAGCCAGTGTTTGTGTTATTTCAGGGGATTTCTTCTCAGCAgattataatgtaaataaatctcCTCTTACCTCTGTAGCCAGTGGAAAGCTCAGTTTCAGGGGACGGTGACGTGGACTGCAGCTCAGGCTGCTCCCTCCATCTCTGTCCCCGTCACCACCACCATCTCTGTCTGATCCAAGTCCATGAGCTGAGGCTGGTCTGACCAGACCCACCAACGAGGCACGGAGATGAAGTTTGGATTTGTTGTAAGCTGGCGCCCCACCGAGGACTGGTCTAGACTTGGGAAGGGTGGACACGGGGTCTCTTATCAAAAAGGCTGGCAGACGCTGAATGTTGGACGGGTCAGTGACCtttggacagacagacagacagacagaaggtCAAGTCAAACATGATGTTTCTgagcaaaaagagaaaaagctcACCTCAGAATAACTTCTGTGGCTCCGAAATTTAGCTCGAAGCcggctgctgattggctgatgagtGTATGACGCAGGGCCATTGCTCGGAGTGAGAGGAGGTGAGGGAGTGGCGAGGAGCCTGTCGGGGGAGCGTGAAGGCCGCTGAGGTGAGGTTGGAGAAAGATGCTGAGGAGTCGTCGGAGAACAAGGAACTTGAAAAAGAAGTAGAAACACTGAATGTAACATCACTCAGGATCAGACTCAGTATCAGTACGCATCAGTAATATCAACACGAAGGGATGACATCagcaaacatgaaaaacaaatcatATGACGGGTGCAATTTGTCTTTGATGTTAGCTAACATGGGGAAAGCAGCTCTAAGCTGGATATcctgtctgtttgtgtctgaTGAAGCTGCAGCTGTGGACCAACCAGACTCCTGGGAGATGTTCTGCAGAAGATCGCTCTGTTTTTCAGCCAAACTGTGGACTCGTCCCAGTTCTTCTGTTAGCTCAGTGTACGCTAAGGCCAGATTAACCCTGTCACACACAAACTAGGGTCAAAACATGGATCTGTTGGACAAAAAGCTTTCCTTAGGCAAAGCAGACTCACTGTTCATCCCCAGCTTTCTTTATCCACTCCACGTCGCAGTGCTCGCACTGTGGACACACATCATGTGATCATAAACGTTGTGCTCTCACAGCTGCACACCAAATCAGCCTCACCTGTCTTTGACCATTCTGTAGTTGGGCAAGCTCCTGCTGCAGCCTGCGGAGCTCCGCCctcagctcctcctccctctgacAGGCTCCCTCGGCCTGGTGCAGAGCGCCTTCCAGCTCCACCTCCAGCCTCTGCAGCTTTAGGTCTGACAGAGCATCCAGACTGCGGGAGCTTTGAAGGGTGGGACCCCGGCCCTCTGAGAACAGAGTGAGGTAAAGCGCatcaaaataaattcagttcaggggccacacGGGGCGGGTTCAAGAAGAGCAAAGTCAGCATCATTGTTTACATCACTCACTGAATCCTCAGTAAGTTACAGATGTCACCTTAGTACCCACAGGGCTGTGACATCAATACTCCTTCAATTTGTGACCAATATTCCAAAAACTTACAAGAGAATTGGTGGGAAATCTGTGAaattatttgtgagaaatttcatgactttatgcaaaaaaaattgagagtccttttaaacaatttgattttGAATATAACGATTATCATGTTTTATGTAGGTGAAAATTGACAGCCCTTGCATGTTTTAATGTGtgagttttaattcatttttagagACTGAGTTACAGTACCTACaaccaggattggggtcaattacattttgaaattacaattatgtcttcaattatacatgttcatttacaacttatttatgattacggtgacaaTAAAAATCACAGTTATTATTCTTCCTctgtaagtcaattacaaatacgttctcaattactgaagttcaattacaattattcacatttactgagcctttaatacataaaaaataaaagcccacAAAACATATatcattcctcttgtgttaacttcctgttagcatctcttatgataatagGTCAGTTTTGagccatgtcttaaatcagctgtaaaatacactaaaaaatttAATCTATCATATATTTATCTCTTGGTTCacattaggcttcctaatcactAAAAgcaattatattaatatttttggtgtgggcatctgagccttttttctgtcactatatctcgatttatatctttttaaatgtaaaaggagtgggaaaagttgatatgaaacataatttaataaTCGTTAACTGTAtttgtaaaccatagaactgaaACACGGTTCCACAGGGTTTGgtttaatcaaattgtaattgacagtttttctagaatttcaattacaaagtcaattatctgaactcaattacagttcaattatgattatgacaacatatttttaaattccAAATTCAACTATATTTATGTAATAATTGTAGTTATTTATGGTGAGTTACTTCAAGATTTTGCTTTAtgctgtaattttaattttgagCAAAATATTCTGCAGGCTTTACTTGATGATCtgacgggccttgagtttgacacgtgatctaTCTCAAGAGCTACAACAGTAATGGTACAGGAGAAGCAGGTGAAGCAGGAGAAGCTGGAGAACAGGCACCTCTGGGGACTTCCAGGGTTGGCTGGAGTTTGGACTGATGAGCATCTTTGCTCCGTAGCTGAGCACTGAGCTTCTCCAGAGAGTTCTCTCTCTGTTTGAGGGCTGACTCCAGGCTGCAGATCCTCTCAAGATGCTGCTCAGCAAGGGAGgtctgacacacgcacacactcagacacacacaccaagtAAGAATGCTTTTTAATTCATGGAGGGATGATTTTTGACTTATTGTGCGTTGGTGTGTGGGCCGTACCATCTTGTCAAGGTCTCTCTGAACATTACTTTTCTCCAGGTGGATTTTTTCATAAGCCTGAATAACTTCCTCCAacctttcctctctctctttacTTTTCTGGAGCTGCAACAAATAGGATTTATtggttttatgtcattttcaaAGTAACTGAACCTTTTCATGTCATCAATAAAAAAGAACTGCGACAGCGAGCTATGGCTATAGGCTAAAGGTACGGACATCAAACATCTCATTACTCTACccatgtttcttcttcttctacacaTCGTTCAAGAAAGCATATTCATATACATCTTGAAAGGCCTGTACAGTGCTGTTGAGTTATAATTATTATGAcacgacacctgtcattagcatggataagatgtcatgaaggctgtcattaagtgtcgtttgctaaattacgACACCTTTGCAGCAATGTTGGTATTTCTGGGTTAGAgataggtagggttagggttaggggttaggctTAGGCTTAGGTTTAGGCTTAGACTTAGGCTTAGggctaggggttagggtaatgaaggacACTTAGCTTTAagtataaaactacaaataaagttttaccGAATAATTGTACGcaggaacaaacaaacatgtgaaGGCTGCATACCTCCTGGGTGAGGGAGTTGATCTTCTGCTGCAGGTTGGTGGTCTGTGACTGGATGATGCTGATGTCATTGATGAGAGGCTCACATGAGCAACACACAATCTGTTCCTCACCAAATTCACTGATCATAGGAAACTGTCGACAACAGAGTGAAGGTTCACCACAATCATCCTGATCTATTACTGTTTCCCAGGTTGCCATGGAGACGCACAGCATCACCGTCCTACCTTGACCTCGTAGTGTTTGAGCTTCCTTTTGATGCTGCTGTTCTCTCTCTCCAGGCTGGCCAGACGGGTCTTGATGTCATGATAGGCAGCAGCCAAGGCCAAGCCTGAGGCTGGGTACATGTCCTCAGGCAGCCGACTGGGTGACCAGCTGATTCCAGGTACGCTCATGTCATCTCTAAGCCCCTCCCCTCCACCAAGCAGCCCCAACTCTGCTCTGCCAAAAAGATCCATCAGCAGTTAGCTGCAGAGAGAAAACCAAAGAGGCCAAATCACATCAATACGGAGCCGACCGAGAGGAGACTGGAGTAATAGTGCAAAGACACAATCACACACTCATTAGTCGCACAGTTACACAATCACACACGCACTTGTGTCTTTATAATGGCTGAGCAGTGGGATGTTCTCCCTCTGACTCGCTCTCTGTTGAGGTCACTACACTGGAACAGCAGCATTCACTCTTCGCAGCATCACTTTATACCAACAGTGCAACTAAAATGTCTTTGCTCTTCTTCTTTCTGCTATCCCCAACTCCTTTACCCAAACTCCATCCTAACCTTTGATCATATTGCAATTTAAAGTGTTCTGAAAGTACtctggacctctgctccttctcgTGGCTTGATATTTAAGCTTTAGAAAACAAGAAGCGTGACGCTCCTTTTCAGACAATCaaagatctttttacaaacaaagTGCTCTATGAGGTATTTTGAGCTTTACTATTAGCTGCCTGACTAAAGTCAATGCGCGTTCATGTCCTCTGTAGTAAAGTGCAATGGTGGACCTTCCAGCAGGAGAAGTCCCCATCTGATACAACGGTTACATGGCAAAGCAAGCCGAAAAAAAGAAGACCGACGTAGAGAAGCATCAGTCTAAAGGCCCATTCCATACAAGTCTTGCATTTCTACATATTGCTGCTTTCAAGGTCTCTTTTTGTGGTGAGACTATTTAACTATTGATTAACCAGAGTTGGGGATTCAACCTTCATTCTTcgtgtacattttttttgtgtgcttccACAGCCCAACTAATAGAGCTCAGTTTAATCAAACTAAATCTGAGTATGTGAGCATCACTGTCGTTCACAAGAAACAGAAAATGAGTAAAACACAGTGTGACAGCATTATCTGCTAGCATGCACTCTCCATCTCCAGCAGGTCAGAGGTCCCAGCTTCAGTAGGAATGTGCTTTTATAAAGAATTGTAAATATGTGTGCACACATCCTCCCACCATCACAGCCTCTCATGCCCACACAGTCGGCCCACGGTCTGTCTCTACTCTCCTAGAGCTTGCTCTACTTTACAAAAGATTTATTGTTCTGAGAGCACAGCGCTGAATTCCCTTTTACTAACTTATTAAACATAATTCCATTGTAAGTTCAAGAGAGTTTCTCTATGATGTTGTGTCTGTGATTAAAGCTGAAGAGAGGAAGCATTCTGCTGCTGCTCGTCTCTGATTGTCAAATGAGTTAAAGTAAGTGGATGCTATAAAGTAGAAGGACTGGACACGCTCATGAGCACAGTCCCATGATGCAATGTGTGATGTGATGAAATGTGGATGACATGGATGTCATCCACAGCTTTATAGGAAGCTGTAAAGCTTCCTATCCACCTGATTGGAAGCTTTACAGCATCCTATCAGGTGATCGACATTTGTTAAACATCTGTAATGAAGGCGGGGCCTAAAGGCTGCCCTGAATCAAAAAGAAGAACTGAAGGATCGCATTCACGAGCTCGGTCTGATTAAAAGAGAACCGACAAGAGAACATGATGttcatagagagagagagagagagagaggaaaataataTAAGGAGTAGAGGAAATAGGGGAAATGAGGTCAGGAAAAAAATTTCCTCTCGTTGctgcagtcatgtgactttTTTTCTATAAAGATTCAACCTGCAAAACAGAATGGGTAGGCTGAGGCAATAAATCAGCAAAGTTCAACTTTTAAACTAAACATGAAGCATTTGCACCCCCAGCTTTGGAGTGCAAGGACATTTTTTATGCCAAATAAACATTCTAGTCTGCACTGCAGATTAGTGCTGGATCATCTCTCACTGACATCCACTCAGTGTTAACTCCAAAGCCTATTCCAGTCCTCCCAGTATACACTGATCAGGAGACCCGACCAGGGAAAGGTTAACAAAGCTCTAAATGAAATCAAATGGATGTGATAATTTACActatcacaaaaatacacaaactgaataaataaagcaaattacgctttattcatttcaatgttCACGTAGAACTTTAACACTCGAGTGTAAAACCTCTAAGCCCATAAGGTTATCCATTCCATGCACTGAAAAGTTTGTGAAAATGACAATTTTTGCAATAGTTTGCTTCAATCCTAAATAAACATTAACGTTTATGTGCTTATAGTATGTTAGTACTTCTGCATTgtggtgtattgactgcttcatatgatattaatttaattcaatatACCTTTTTTACCTAGATTTGAGTGTTGGGCTTTTGCATGCTTGAACACATGCAGAACAGAAGCACAGTTGCTTGAGTGATATATTGACTGGGAACCAAGGAAGTTCCCTTGTCCCAGACTAGTCTTTTCTGCAGCTGTATGTCATAAAAGTGTCAGATTCCGGCTCCAATTTTTTACCACATTTAGGTCCACAGTAAAGATTTGTTGCTTCCTCTCTTTGTGCCAAAGCTGAAGCCTTATTTCGACACCATGTTGGTTTCAGGTTTCTCTTCAgaacatatatatattcgctgTCCTGTTTCCCCTTAGAGTAGTGGTTTGGCTTTGCTACTCTCAGACCTTACCATGAAGGGTCTAATTTGGACACTCTTCTTcactttgtattaataaaatggTATGTTCATATCAAGAAGGTGTCTTCACATTAtcacattaacatttagataaagggaaaaaaaaataaaaaaatagataaagggAAACCCACCACAGCATGCTCACTCGGGATGTTTCACACTCAGAGAGAAGTTTCAGGCAAACATGGAAAAGTCATCATATACGTAGAAAATATCTGTCCCTTCAGAGTCAAAGTCAAACTCATGGAGGGCCTATGATTTTCCGTGATCGCAGAAAACAAACAGATACAATTCCCATTGTGAAACAGAGAAAGCAATCTggcctttttttctctttttatttaaaatcaggccccaacatgacacaaaaatgtctccctcacatgcatgttttgggagaatataacatttacacactatttttcaCTGGAAAAAGGGTGATTGAATGCCTAGAAagtgacaaaacaaacaaatacgtCCAATTCCTCTGATAATCCTGTTGAAACGCTCTCACTATTGTGTTGTGTTATGACAAAGTAGTTCCAAACAGCTTCACATTATGAGCTCATTCACAAATCAGTGGGATAGAGCTGCCACGAAAGGAACTTATTGACCATtcgcccaaggacacttcaacacataaaCAGGTACAACCTTGGGATCAAACCCACAACCTCTGGATCAAAAGtcaacccctctaccacctgatccaTAGTCATCTAATGCTTATATGTTGTAGTGtaggaagattttttttttgaaaaaggttgtATTCTACATAAATCTTACATCAGTGGAGGCTTGAACTCACAATTTCTATCCCAAGATTCTACGCTCTCTGTCACTGAGTTATTTAGTAAGAGACAACTCTGTGGTATAAATGTTTCAAACTTCTTCATCTCATTATAGGAATACTACAGCTGAAAAGATTATTCAATACATCAATAAGTCTATTTCATGGTGAACCTCCTCTATGTCACTGAGCTAATTAGTACATGGAAATGtcacctgtagcttcactaattCACTAATAcagtcacctgtgtgcaagacagcagctgttagcgtttaaatgCAGATTTCGAACGGCTGGCAAAAATTCAGTCattaagacaaaaatacaaaaaatacacacattacatcTAGACAGCAAGATGAGCTGTAGACCGTCCAATAGGATGAGATAGGTTGAATAAGTGTTATAGTTtttgataaatacacacatcaTTAGTGGATTTGTTgtaaattttcaaaatgttgacatttagaGGTTTGCTGtagtgctatatatatatatagtacatggagtatatatatatatatatgttgaaATTTAGAGGTTTGCTGtagtgctatatatatatatatatatatatatatatatatatatatatacatatatatatatataaaagacaATCTGAGATGGGACTGGATCTTTGTGCAAAATCGGGGGATCATTTGCACATTGTATAAGATTTCCTTATATGAAGTAGAAGAAGGTAAAAGAAAAGATGAAGGAGGAGAGAAGAGAAATAAACCTGGAATCTAtcaacagtagttgactctacTAATCCTATTGAGCTACGGTTACAAGAAGTTTAGTAGCCAGTAAAGTAGTCTATACAGGGAAAGTTGATGACACAGAAAAGTGTAACATCAGTATATGGAATTTAGTAAAATTTGAAATGGTAAATCAGAGGCACTGCTCATCTtcacaatacatttttttcaatttaaaacagACTTCACAGGCAATTGAATAATTTCCCTCTCATTGCTGATCTTACCCCATCCTGTATGAACATAACAGAGCCGCAGTGCACAAAGAAAGCTCCATGAAGACATTTTACACAGTCTCCAGTCGCCATTGGATTAGAGCACAGAGCGAACCCGGCCTTCATCAGTGTGAAAACTCAACAATGTGCTTGAGAAGAAAGATCAAGAGTCCCATAAACACAAGattaaaatttcatttattagACACTTTTGTCCAAAATGACGTATACGCAGTAAGGGTTAAGGTACTCAATCAACATCTCACAACCAACTTCTTAGAGCCTCTGTGTCAAACataaggtccgggggccaaatttagCCTTTCAGAACATCCAATGTGTCCCACGGACAAAAGcaacaaagacagaaaacatgaatcattgagtaaatgaccaactcatttcgttgtagatatctcagtccataaaaatacataaattcaacGACACTTGTACAATATTAGAAAAGAACTccacatttttctaaaatcctgcagttttgTCAAAAACAATCCCACAAGAAGACCTGAAATTACAcaaatgtaaagtctgtaattaTAGATCCTGCAAGGACTGATATCTGACATAAATTGCTTTGATGTTGTAATACAAACTGTACGTGTCATGTATtacttttgttttcctttccTTGCccaaaatctgcggcccactttagatcaaacttATCcttatttggctcctgaactaaaatgagtttacaGCCATTTCTTAGAGTAAAATGTTCCCATTTCAAATCTGATTGAGAACGTTTGAAGATAAAGAGCAAGGGAAGATTTTCGATCTAGGATTCCCTTCTTTATGCTCTAATCAATCATATAAATTGATTCCTACAATCCTCCTGGACAAGTTTGCATTAATCCTTCCTAAACTTCTTTTATTATATTGTGTTTTAGGCTTTTTAAGGCATGCTGTACCAATTACCTTATTTTGAAGCTGTGCTTACATCAGATCTGTGAGCACGTAAACTACGAGTACTTTAGAGTGGGCTGTATAGAACAAAGTAGTACAAATGATTTAATTccacaaaaaacaatgacacaTTGTGACCAACAGGCTGTATTTACTTTCTCCGTGAGTCAGATTTGTCACTTGTTTGTCTCGGTTAGACTGAGATCAGGACAATCTGTCGTTGTGTTCCTGAACCATGGCTCATTTTTCTGCTTCAAAAGCTCAGTGTTTCCTTATGTTCATTTTGTAGCTTTAGTGggtctcaaacctttttggctcaggtaccccctttctctaatctctgaatctaagtaccccctttgtccggcTACAACactttgcttagaaaactatttaaaaacatctctggagcataatgatggaataaacaagtgataacacacattttaaagaatctcattttgtaaataagtggaaagaaacagtatttagtgcagttgttcccaaccttttttggatcatgaccccattttgatatcaagaatttctagcgactccaaagacatttttttctagaattagtttttgatcttttttttttttttttacagaattttaGTTGGACTAGATTCACAATGTGAAAgtttagaaatacagttgtttaagattgtgtgtggggttttgtgttgttttttttttaaatgtaaaaaaataataatgaaaacaatccatttgattttttcagaaatttcaggtgctCATTTAAATGCCagatgaccccacatggggtcccaaccccatggttgaaaaacactgatttagttgcttctgaatagatttaattgtatagttttgttttgttttttagtttttttttaaattattattatttttaaatcaattcagggaccaagactgacacttttttGTTAACccccgtctctctctctctctttctctctcaaataccccctatagtgccaccgcgtacccctaggggtacacatacccccatttgaggaaCGTTGGCTTATACCAATgaaactgttgttgttgttttcacacAAATATTCATCTTCCAGCAACCGTTGCTCAGTGCCCTACAAACAGACACCAATACTGAGTTTGATAGTTGAAATAGAGACATAAAGGAACAAGATGGAACCAATGCTGTCACACTGATTCTGAGGCAGAATATTCGAAACAAATGTCCCCGGGATAACCCACGGTCCTGAACGCGCACGGCCATCATTCCTTCTAACGGGATAGACTAAGTAAGCTCACATTTCCAGTGAAATCACAGCAGTATAATGATCATATAATATTGACTGTTCCATTCACACTGACTCCGTGATCGGACACGCGCACTGTGACCGTCAGAGCAACATCAACATCATCTTCTTCATCCTTCATCCACAAAGCCTGCGTCACAGCCCGCACTGAACCATGTGTCTTGATAAACAGACAGGACAGACAGCACAGACAGGACAGACAGTACAGACAAGACTAATAGTAGGACAGACAGGACACTCAAAGGAACAGACTCAGCGTGTACGTACGTGTCCGAGGACGCGCCATGGAGAggatgctgctgctgaggaTGAGGAGGGTCGGCATGATGaagactctctctctctctctctctgtgtgtgtgtgtgtgtgtgtgtgtgtgtgtgtgtaagttcTTCCTGTGTCCAGCAGATGGTGCTGTTTTATCACCAGGCCTTTGTTTGTAGGTTTATATTCTCACTGCTGGGAATGATCTGTTTTCCCTGAGGGATATTGATATACTGTACGTCTGTAAATATTTAAACGTATGAAACTAAATAAAGTCATTTCTCTATTATCATCGCGGTGTACAAACATGGAACGCTAAAAGACTTGAAACTGCAAACTTGTCGTTAttacacattttcaaaaacCAACCTTGTTTTCCGAGTCTTAGCGAGGAAGTCCCGCTGTCTTTCCCGGTGTTCCCGGTAAGACACGGGCTGTATTATTGTGCTACCTGTAGTGTaatgatcctagtcccactcttctcATTTTACTCAAAGTCTTTAGCGATTTTAGatataa
The Gouania willdenowi chromosome 8, fGouWil2.1, whole genome shotgun sequence genome window above contains:
- the LOC114467904 gene encoding TANK-binding kinase 1-binding protein 1-like encodes the protein MDLFGRAELGLLGGGEGLRDDMSVPGISWSPSRLPEDMYPASGLALAAAYHDIKTRLASLERENSSIKRKLKHYEVKFPMISEFGEEQIVCCSCEPLINDISIIQSQTTNLQQKINSLTQELQKSKEREERLEEVIQAYEKIHLEKSNVQRDLDKMTSLAEQHLERICSLESALKQRENSLEKLSAQLRSKDAHQSKLQPTLEVPREGRGPTLQSSRSLDALSDLKLQRLEVELEGALHQAEGACQREEELRAELRRLQQELAQLQNGQRQCEHCDVEWIKKAGDEQVNLALAYTELTEELGRVHSLAEKQSDLLQNISQESVPCSPTTPQHLSPTSPQRPSRSPDRLLATPSPPLTPSNGPASYTHQPISSRLRAKFRSHRSYSEVTDPSNIQRLPAFLIRDPVSTLPKSRPVLGGAPAYNKSKLHLRASLVGLVRPASAHGLGSDRDGGGDGDRDGGSSLSCSPRHRPLKLSFPLATEVHRFCRLDDTPEPTPLVTPPQSSDDEEEECAYMLPTNSPPRTLGAVGISSSPQRETSLHSSFPTRKQPQHPSLSAPEAPATLSCHLPPYIHTEHAQSWPSINLWMESEESAARSCPLCQLTFPTGYPDDALIKHIDSHLENSKI